From the Paraflavitalea soli genome, the window CCGCCGGTTGTAAACCGGGCAGTAGTACAAAGGTTTCCCAACTGGGGCATCTCGAATGATGTATACCGCATCAGTTATGAAAAGGATGGAGGGCAGCAAATGATGTACAAACTCCTTTTGATGAATGGTTCCAAACGCATGCGTGTGAAGATCAATGAAAAAGGGGAGTTCATGGATTAAAAAGCTTTACTGTCGGTATGCATCAAACACGGGGTACAGGCCAGCCTGGCCCCTTTTCTTTGGCCGGTGATCATGGCCACTATCATCAAAGATCATGATCGTTATCAGCCAAAAAAACCTGGCGGGAGCATAATTTTAATACAATACATTGTATATGAAAAACATCCTCATGGCCACTGATTTTTCGCAAGCAGCCAGTAATGCGGCAGCTTATGGTGTTGAACTGGCCAAAACAATGAATGCCCGGCCAATACTGTTCAGTGCCTGCGAACATGCACTGGTACCTGCTTCGGAAATAGCCGTAGTAATACGGCGGGAGGAATTACAGGACCAGGTGCAACAACAACTGGCCGAAGATGCCCGTATGCTTGCAGCTATTCATGATCAGCCTGTATTTACGTGCTGCCATACAGGACCGGCCCATACTGCGTTGCTGGCGGCAATCAGGGAGCAACAGGCAGATATCCTCATTGCAGGCATGAAAAACAAGCGGAAAGTAAAGCACCGGCTGATAGGCAGTACCGTAAGCAGCTGGATAGGGAAGCTACCCATTCCCATGATCATTGTGCCTGAAAATATACCCTTTGCTTATATTGCCAAAATAGCCCTGGCGCAGGCCATCAATAAAAATAACACGGCTGAAGCCGATGAACATGTACTCATTGCGCTGCGCGAATTGGGTGAACGGTTTCATGCGCAATTGTACTTTGTAAGGATAGGTGCTAATAACCTGCCCGGCGCCGATGAGCTGATCCGGCCGCCTGCCAGCCTGGCTTCCCTGCTAGAAACACCGGCACCTCATTTCGAATATATAACAGGTACTGACGTGGCTGCATCCCTGACGCAATACATCGAAGACAATAACATCAATCTCCTCGCCATCATGCCACACCGGCATGGCTGGTTCGAAAGAATGTTTATACAAAGTACTACCCGATCGATGGTCCTGGATTGCCCCGTTCCCTTATTGATCCTGCCACCCTCGCAAAGCAGTCCTGCACACCGCCATGCTACCAACATGGTACAAGAACAACTGGAAAACTCAATTGCTTAATCTCCGGCTTGACGATACTGACTCCCTTATACACAAGGCTGTTGAACAGCATACTGTAGCACTTCAGAACGAAAAACTAATAGGAAGGGGGAAATAGGGGCTGGTTCTTATGGTTCAATAACGTTGAACAAACTGAAACAGGCGCCGGTTGGGATTCCCTACTACACCTGCAGACTCCATTCTCTTTTTCAAAACTTCAGACCTGAAATAAGCAAAAGCTTTGGAGGTATCTTCAATGGCTGAAACAATACTGACCTTGGTAAGATCATCCGGATCGTGCCCTACCAACCTCGCCTTAATGCCATTCTCAATCCTTTCCTGTGCTCCCTCCTGGAAATTCTTCAGCCAACTATTCCAGTCTTTAACTTTCAGTGTGGTCATCGACCGTGGCAACCGCCCCACTTCCGATGTATCCTGCCAGGTAGCCAGTACAAAATAAGTTTCAGGGGTTCCTGTAACACCAGCCCGGTGCATGACATTTTTCAGGTCGGCGCTGGCGGCAAATGCTTTTGCTTTCGCCATATCATCTGCCTTCAGAGCAACCATCACGGTGTTGCTGTCGAAAAGACTGCGCCCAATTACATAATTGTGCAGGCCATGTGCCAATCGGAAAGAATCATGTGCATCATAGGCAATTTTCCACTTGTTGTAATTGCCCACCTTGTGTACAAATACCACCATGTTTGCAGGAGTGGTAACGATGGTGGATTCCATCACGGGCGTTGTAGATTGCGTGGAATCGACGGGGTGTTGTTCGTTGGTTTGCTTTTTTTCGCGGCACCCTGCGGTGGCAGTGATAAAAACAAACGTAGCCCAGATAAGCGGGCAGCCTACTGTACTTTGTTTCATTGGTTTATTTTTTTAGTTAAATACCTGATCTATTGACCAAATACGTGTAAGCTACTGCCTGCCAGCGGGGAAATCCAATGACCGCAATCAGTAGTGACTGTGATGGAGAACACCAGCATCCGGCCGGTCTGCCTGTTTTTTCCACCGGCGGAACAAGACCAATCCAATCGGTATCGGAAGCCAGAAGGACAATAACCTGTACAACAGGGTAATGACAACAGCATGAGTAGCCGGCACACCCAATGCGATTAGAAAATAACCCATGGTTCCTTCGTACAATAGCAAACCACCGGGCAGAAAAGGCATCAAGGTCGCAATCCTTCCCCCTGCCAAGGCAAGCAAACAGTAGATGGGGTGAACAGGCATACCCAATCCGACTGACAGGGTATAAATGGTAGCAGCATCAGCGGCCACTACCAGCAATTGCCACCAATAGGACAGGACCACTGCCCGGCGATGGATCTGTAAAAGATAATGGATGTCAAATACACCTGTACTGCCATGACGTAACATAGGAGTGAACTGGCTGTTTTTTTGCCAATGCCGCAGCATGCGCCATTTTTTCAACTTTGCCAGTATCGATTGCATCCAGTGGCCCTTGCCTGCCATGACCACGCCAATACCAAACAATAGATATACGCCCATACCCACCAGTAGGATAATGGCTACTTTATTGTCCACACGATATAGGAAATTGTTGCCGGCCAGTAGTAGCAGGAAAAAAGATTCCATAGCAGCATAGAAGATTATAAGCTCGGAAAGGATCAGGGAAAACACGGTCTGCGAATCAAGTCCAAAGCGTTCCAGCAGGCGGTACATAAAGGCATTACCACTGATCCCTGCACTGGGCACGGTTTCGTTGAAGAACAGGGAAATAATGCAGGACTTTGTCATGGTCCACTGATCCGGTACCCTGGCCCTGACATCGGTATGTAAAAGAGTAAGGTATACCTGTGCATTAAGCCAATAAGTTAAGCTTTGAGCGGCAATAGCCAATAACAGCCACCAAGCATTTACTTTCCGCAATAAGCGCAACTCCTGCCCGATTGCCGGCAGGTTATAAAAAACTATAATGGCTACTAATACAAATAGTACAAACCACCCCAACAATTTGACTCCAGACAGGGGCAATCCTGCATGTTGATCATCGGCCATAATTATCAATTACGGGTAGAACTTGCACCCAAAACAGCTCCTGAACAACTAACTGTGTTGCTTCCTGATCCGGCAGGAATTGATGCCAAGCAAGCTATATAGTGGACACAAGCCTATCAAGCTGGTCAATACAAACACCATGCTTACCACCAGCAAAACAATGCCCCAAATGCCGGTTACCACCTGGTTGTAATACAGATAAACCATCAAGGCGGCCAACAATAGACGAACTATGCGGTCCGCTGCTCCCATATTCTTTTTCATATCATTTTTTTAAAGTATTGTATAAAAAATTATAGCCCGGTCCTTATTCTTGGTGCATGCAATGCCATCAGGGGCACATGGCTGTGCAATACAAACTGCCGGGTGTGGCTCTTGTGCAGTAAAGCATTGATCAGGCTTTTCCGTTTGGGTAAAACGATCAGGAGGTCGACATGGATCTTCTCGGCAAAGTCGAGAATACCCTGGTCTACATCATCAGTGCTTAAAAAATGAAATTTTAAGGATTGTGGTTTCAGCTTTTCCTGAAGCAATTGTGAAGCTGCTTTTACCTCAGGATCATAGATGGTTTTGCTGCCAACATTCAATATGTGCAACCCGGCCTTAAAATCCTTGAGGAGCGTAGCTATTTCCTGGAAGGGGACAGTTTCGCGTACCAATTCCAGGTCGCAGGCCAGTCCAACTTGTTGAATACCACTAAAGGTGGTATCGGCGGGCACGGTAAGAACCGGCCATTCCAGGTGCTTTAAGGTATGCACCGCATTGCTACCGAACAGTATGCGCCCGGCGGCCGTTTTTCCGGTACAACCGATCACCACCGCATAAGGTTTTTTCTCTTCACACACCCTTTCGAGGGTACTGAAATAACTTCCCATGTATACCTGACCACGGATGGATAACTTTCCTTTCGTCTCCTGTTCGAGCTGAACACGCAACTTTAACAAAGCAGCTTCCGCATCCTCCTGCCATCGGCCAATATCCACCGGCAGGCTGATATCGCCATAGCTGGCGGGTAGTTCATACGCATGCATCAGGTAAAGTTCTGCCTGTACAACCAAAGCCATCGAAGCGGCATAGGAAGCAGCATGGGCAGCAACAGTTGAAAAATCCGTAGCTACAACGATCGTTCCCATAATATTGATTTCCCATAAAGCTACCAGCAGTACAATATCTACCCAATGATTACCGGCAGCGTATTACCTGATAAAGATCATCGTCGCTTTGCTTACCCGGAGAATTGCCCAGGTTTGTATGAAGACAAACTCAACACCCTGCACCCTGTATCAAAATCGCACAATGGCTGTAGCAGAAACGAACAGATTCGTATGTTACACCTTTCTACTACGCTATATATCAACCAGATAACGCATGGCATAGGGTTCGCAATGCTAAGCCCGGTTGTTTCACCCAAAACAAATGCGCTATGCTGAAGAATTATTTTAAAACAATTTTCCGCAACCTGTGGAAGAACAAGGCTTATAGTTTTCTAAATATCGCAGGGCTTGCCATCGGTATCACCAGCGCCGCGCTGATCGGTATCTGGGTGGAAGATGAGACCAGCTTCAACCACAATTTTGAAAAGCATGATCACCTGTACCGGGTGATGCAAAACCGGAAAAACGATGCCGGCATCAACACCAGCGGCGCTACACCCGGGCCGTTGGCGGCAGCGTTGAAGAATGATATACCGGGCATCAGGAACAGCGGCCGCCTTAGCTGGTCCATGGACCAAAAGGTAGTAGTGGGCGACCTATCCACCAAGGAAAAAGGCATCTATGCCGATCCCTCTGTTCTTACCATGTGCTCCCTGAAATTTAAATATGGCAAGGCCGATGGCGCCCTGAAAGACCCTAACAATATCGTGATCAGTGAAACGTTGGCCGGGAAGTTTTTTGGCAAGGAAAACCCTGTTGGCAAAACCCTGAAAATGGATGCCAATGGCGCTTATAGCGTAGATGGTCTTTATACGGTAACAGGTGTCTTTGCCGATCTGCCTGCCAACTGTTCCTATCATTTTCAATGGGTATCGCCTTATGAAACCTGGGAGAATGCCAATGACTGGCTGAAGCCCTGGAGCAATGCGGTGATAGAAACCATGGTGGAGTTGAATGATCCGGCTGATGCCGCTTCCATCAATAGAAAGCTGATTGATTACCTTGGCACCAAAGTGGACGGCGCCAAAAACCAGTTGTTCCTTTTTAGCATGGATGATTGGAACCTGCGCAACCACTTTGAGAATGGCGTGCAAACAGGCGGCACCATACAATATGTGCGTTTATTTACTTTAATCGGGATCATCATATTGCTCATTGCCTGCATCAACTTTATGAACCTGGCCACGGCCCGCAGTGAGCAGCGCGCCAAAGAAGTAGGGGTACTAAAAGTAATGGGGGCCGGTAAGGGCCGGCTGATCGGCAAGTTCATGGGCGAATCGGTGATCATGTCGTTGATGGCCGTATTGCTTGCCATCGTATTGCTGTACCTGCTGATGCCAGCTTTCAACAGCCTGGTGGAAAAGCAACTGTCACTTAATTTGTTTACCCCCTCCCATATCACCGCCTTGACCGGTATAGCCGTGCTGGCAGGATTGGTGGCTGGCAGCTATCCCGCCTTTTTCCTGTCTTCCTTTAACCCCGTAAAGGTCTTGAAAGGCATGCGGATAAAAAGCAACAGGGCGGTTGTATTCATACGCAAAGGGCTTGTCATTGCACAATTCAGTGCCTCTGTTATCCTCATCATCGGCACCGTTATTATTTATCAGCAGGTGCAGCATATCAAGAACCGCGACATCGGCTACAATAAAGACAGACTGGTGTATATGAACCTCCAGGGCAACATGAAAGCCCATTTTGGGGTGATCAAAAACAAATTGATCGCTACCGGGTATGTTGAAAATGCAGCGACCAGTCTGCATGACGCCTTGCATATTCATAGCTTTGGGGATGCCTGGTCATGGCAAGGGAAGAACCCCAACCTCAAAATACCCATCCACTCCAATGTAGTGAGTCCGGGATATATGTCCACCATGCATTTAAAGCTGGTAAGCGGCAGGGACTTTTATGAAGGCGGTGCAGACACGAATAAGGTGGTCATCAATGAAAGTCTGGCCAGGCTGATGGGCAATGAAGGGAAGGTAGGCAGTATGTTAAAGACCAGCCGGTTTGACCTGGAGATAGTGGGTGTTGTAAAAGATTTTATCTACAACGATGTATATGGCAGCAGCGCACCGCTCATCCTGATCGGTGGATACTATGGAGCTACCGTGATGGCCCTTCGGTTTAAACCCCAGGTGGACCTGGCACAGGCCCTGGCAAAAACAGAAGCGGTGATGAAAGCAGAGAACCCCGGCTCTCCCTTTGAATACAAATTTGCCGATGAAGATTTCAATGCCCTGTTTGTATCGGAAACATTGATCGGCAAGCTGGCCGGCATTTTTGCCAGCCTGGCTATCTTCATATCCTGTCTTGGTTTGTTTGGCCTCGCAGCTTATACGGCAGAACGCCGCACCAAAGAGATTGGCATACGCAAGGTGCTGGGTGCATCGGTAACAGGAGTAGTTGGGCTGCTGTCTAAGGAGTTTGTTCAATTGGTGGCTTTGTCCTGCCTCATTGCTTTCCCCGTGGGGCAATGGGCTATGCACAACTGGTTGCAGGGCTATGAGTACAGAATTACGATCCATTGGTGGGTATTTGCCTTTGCCGGTGTAGCTGCGCTGGCAATAGCCCTGATCACCGTCAGTTTCCAGGCCATCAAAGCAGCCATTGTAAACCCTGTTAAGAGTTTGAAGGAGCAATAAGATTCCAATAGATACGATAGTGCTGACTCAATTAAAAGACCGCCTGAACTCAAGTGGAGAAAGGGTGGTCTTTGTTTTAAACAGCTTACTGAAAGACTGCGGATGTTCGAAGCCCAGCCCATAGGCGATCTCACTCACCGATAAGGTGGTAGTAGACAGCTGCTCCTTGGCCCTTTCGATCAGCTTGTCGTGAATATGCTGCTGGGCATTCTGACCGGTCAGCGCACGCAGCATATCGCTCAAATAACTGGGAGACAAATGCAGCTGGCCGGCCAGGTACTGAACGGTGGGAATGCCTTTGTCTAAACTATCTTCCTGACTGAAGTAATCTGTGAGGAGTGTTTCCAGCCTTTGCAGCAGATCATGACTGACCACCTTACGGGTAATGAACTGGCGTTTATAAAAGCGATTGGCATAACTCAGCAACAACTCGATCTGCGATATCACCACATCCTGGCTGAAATCATCGATCCGGCCATTCAGCTCCTCCTCCATGATCCTGAAAACAGCCATGATGGTCGCCTTCTCCTGCTCCGACAAGTGCAGGGTTTCGTTGGTGGCATAAGAAAAGAATCCGTACTGCCCGATCTTTTTTGCCAGGGGATAACCCAGGAAGAAATCCGGATGGACCAGCAAGGTATACTCGGAACATACCACGTCTTCATTGTCTGCGGCGCCCATCACCTGGCCGGGCGCGGCGAACAGCAAACCCCCTTCATCAAAATCATAGTAGCCCTGACCATACTTTAATTTACCGCCCAGCCTGGGCTTGTACGACATTTTATAGAACCCCAGTACGTGCTGGTGTGTAGGATCATGAACATCTGACCAGGAGGGTGCTCCATGGAGCAAACTGATCAAGGGATGTTTAGGCTGCGGCATGCCGAAAGCACGATGTGCATCGGACAGTGTCTCAAACCTGATCGGGGATCTCTCGTCTTTTCTCATGTAAAAAGAATTATGATCATAACCGGCAACCGTTTCGATCACCGGTTATGATCCGTTATAATTATTGAGCCAGGGCCTGGGCAGACCTTGCCACGGTATCCCACTCTTCCCACAGGGCCAGTCGCTGTTCATAGACACCCCGCACCCAGGGCAAGGCCTGACTGCCCAAGTGAATCCGCAGCGGTGGATTTTCCGCATCCACCACCTGGAAGAGTGCTGCTGGCGTAGCATTGGGATCACCTTTGTCCAGGTCTTTCAATTGCTCAAAAAACCGGGTTTTATAATCCGTGTAAATGTCCATGCCCGCCGCAAATTTCAAAGAATGCTCACTGCCAAATTCCGTAGCGTAGGCGCCCGGTTCGATAATGGTCACTTTGATGCCAAAGGGGGCCACTTCTTCGGCCAGGCTTTCGTGGATGGCCTCAAAGGCCCATTTCGACGAAGCGTAGTAGCCGACCACCGGCAATGTCACATGGCCCAGGTTGCTGGAAGTGCCCAGGATATGGCCACTCCCCTGCTTCCGCAGCAATGGCAGAGCCGCCTGAATAACAGCCAATGCGCCAAAAATGTTCGTTTCGTACATGGCCTTCACCTCTTCCAGGCTCGCTTCTTCGATAGTGCCCACCATGGCATAACCGGCATTGTTGAGCACTATGTCCAACCGTCCGAAATGGGCATGCGCCTGGGCTACGGCTGTAGCTGCCTGGCCGGGCCTGGTCACGTCTAATTCGAGGGTCAATACATTGGCGCCATACTTTTCCTTCAGTGCGGCTAAACTATCCACATTACGGGCTGTCGCGGCTACCTTATCACCACGTTTCAGCGCCGCCTCGGCCCACACGCGGCCAAAGCCACGTGATGCCCCGGTAATGAACCAAACTTTACTATGCTGTTGCTTTTT encodes:
- a CDS encoding universal stress protein, whose translation is MKNILMATDFSQAASNAAAYGVELAKTMNARPILFSACEHALVPASEIAVVIRREELQDQVQQQLAEDARMLAAIHDQPVFTCCHTGPAHTALLAAIREQQADILIAGMKNKRKVKHRLIGSTVSSWIGKLPIPMIIVPENIPFAYIAKIALAQAINKNNTAEADEHVLIALRELGERFHAQLYFVRIGANNLPGADELIRPPASLASLLETPAPHFEYITGTDVAASLTQYIEDNNINLLAIMPHRHGWFERMFIQSTTRSMVLDCPVPLLILPPSQSSPAHRHATNMVQEQLENSIA
- a CDS encoding lysylphosphatidylglycerol synthase transmembrane domain-containing protein; amino-acid sequence: MADDQHAGLPLSGVKLLGWFVLFVLVAIIVFYNLPAIGQELRLLRKVNAWWLLLAIAAQSLTYWLNAQVYLTLLHTDVRARVPDQWTMTKSCIISLFFNETVPSAGISGNAFMYRLLERFGLDSQTVFSLILSELIIFYAAMESFFLLLLAGNNFLYRVDNKVAIILLVGMGVYLLFGIGVVMAGKGHWMQSILAKLKKWRMLRHWQKNSQFTPMLRHGSTGVFDIHYLLQIHRRAVVLSYWWQLLVVAADAATIYTLSVGLGMPVHPIYCLLALAGGRIATLMPFLPGGLLLYEGTMGYFLIALGVPATHAVVITLLYRLLSFWLPIPIGLVLFRRWKKQADRPDAGVLHHSHY
- a CDS encoding YgaP family membrane protein, whose translation is MKKNMGAADRIVRLLLAALMVYLYYNQVVTGIWGIVLLVVSMVFVLTSLIGLCPLYSLLGINSCRIRKQHS
- a CDS encoding universal stress protein encodes the protein MGTIVVATDFSTVAAHAASYAASMALVVQAELYLMHAYELPASYGDISLPVDIGRWQEDAEAALLKLRVQLEQETKGKLSIRGQVYMGSYFSTLERVCEEKKPYAVVIGCTGKTAAGRILFGSNAVHTLKHLEWPVLTVPADTTFSGIQQVGLACDLELVRETVPFQEIATLLKDFKAGLHILNVGSKTIYDPEVKAASQLLQEKLKPQSLKFHFLSTDDVDQGILDFAEKIHVDLLIVLPKRKSLINALLHKSHTRQFVLHSHVPLMALHAPRIRTGL
- a CDS encoding ABC transporter permease, with product MLKNYFKTIFRNLWKNKAYSFLNIAGLAIGITSAALIGIWVEDETSFNHNFEKHDHLYRVMQNRKNDAGINTSGATPGPLAAALKNDIPGIRNSGRLSWSMDQKVVVGDLSTKEKGIYADPSVLTMCSLKFKYGKADGALKDPNNIVISETLAGKFFGKENPVGKTLKMDANGAYSVDGLYTVTGVFADLPANCSYHFQWVSPYETWENANDWLKPWSNAVIETMVELNDPADAASINRKLIDYLGTKVDGAKNQLFLFSMDDWNLRNHFENGVQTGGTIQYVRLFTLIGIIILLIACINFMNLATARSEQRAKEVGVLKVMGAGKGRLIGKFMGESVIMSLMAVLLAIVLLYLLMPAFNSLVEKQLSLNLFTPSHITALTGIAVLAGLVAGSYPAFFLSSFNPVKVLKGMRIKSNRAVVFIRKGLVIAQFSASVILIIGTVIIYQQVQHIKNRDIGYNKDRLVYMNLQGNMKAHFGVIKNKLIATGYVENAATSLHDALHIHSFGDAWSWQGKNPNLKIPIHSNVVSPGYMSTMHLKLVSGRDFYEGGADTNKVVINESLARLMGNEGKVGSMLKTSRFDLEIVGVVKDFIYNDVYGSSAPLILIGGYYGATVMALRFKPQVDLAQALAKTEAVMKAENPGSPFEYKFADEDFNALFVSETLIGKLAGIFASLAIFISCLGLFGLAAYTAERRTKEIGIRKVLGASVTGVVGLLSKEFVQLVALSCLIAFPVGQWAMHNWLQGYEYRITIHWWVFAFAGVAALAIALITVSFQAIKAAIVNPVKSLKEQ
- a CDS encoding helix-turn-helix domain-containing protein — translated: MRKDERSPIRFETLSDAHRAFGMPQPKHPLISLLHGAPSWSDVHDPTHQHVLGFYKMSYKPRLGGKLKYGQGYYDFDEGGLLFAAPGQVMGAADNEDVVCSEYTLLVHPDFFLGYPLAKKIGQYGFFSYATNETLHLSEQEKATIMAVFRIMEEELNGRIDDFSQDVVISQIELLLSYANRFYKRQFITRKVVSHDLLQRLETLLTDYFSQEDSLDKGIPTVQYLAGQLHLSPSYLSDMLRALTGQNAQQHIHDKLIERAKEQLSTTTLSVSEIAYGLGFEHPQSFSKLFKTKTTLSPLEFRRSFN
- a CDS encoding SDR family NAD(P)-dependent oxidoreductase; protein product: MKKQQHSKVWFITGASRGFGRVWAEAALKRGDKVAATARNVDSLAALKEKYGANVLTLELDVTRPGQAATAVAQAHAHFGRLDIVLNNAGYAMVGTIEEASLEEVKAMYETNIFGALAVIQAALPLLRKQGSGHILGTSSNLGHVTLPVVGYYASSKWAFEAIHESLAEEVAPFGIKVTIIEPGAYATEFGSEHSLKFAAGMDIYTDYKTRFFEQLKDLDKGDPNATPAALFQVVDAENPPLRIHLGSQALPWVRGVYEQRLALWEEWDTVARSAQALAQ